The following coding sequences are from one Caloranaerobacter sp. TR13 window:
- a CDS encoding DUF3866 family protein: MQKYKKMTIVKVKVGKEFYKAVNYVDITGKVMIGDVVVLNTTAIDLDLGTGGYHFIIYNMKLKNKHSKKDGHIIKLRYTPLQIKCKTVEEENKYKKIFEKFSSLDNFIVVVGTLHSMLAPIACMIKWLKPDVKISYIMTDGGALPIQFSNTVRELKNKCIINNTITIGHSFGGDYECINIYTGLITSKSVLKSDVAIVTMGPGIVGTGTKYGFSGTEQAYIIDAVNKFKGVSFAVPRISFSDSRKRHKGVSHHTLTVLSELMYSKTNIVLPRLEKEKLEYIINQIRSYNIDKKHNIFLEDGQEIKKAFEFYNIDVTTMGRHFSEDKEYFYTLGAVAKKIVKYLNNNFTNI, from the coding sequence ATGCAAAAATATAAGAAGATGACGATAGTAAAAGTAAAAGTGGGAAAAGAATTTTATAAAGCAGTTAATTATGTTGATATAACAGGCAAAGTAATGATTGGCGATGTGGTTGTATTAAATACAACTGCTATAGATTTAGATTTAGGCACTGGTGGTTATCATTTTATTATTTATAACATGAAGCTGAAGAATAAACACAGTAAAAAAGATGGACATATTATTAAACTAAGATATACACCTTTACAAATAAAATGTAAAACTGTCGAGGAAGAAAATAAGTACAAGAAAATATTCGAAAAGTTTAGTTCTTTAGATAATTTTATTGTAGTTGTAGGAACATTACATAGCATGTTAGCTCCTATAGCTTGTATGATAAAATGGTTAAAACCTGATGTGAAAATTAGTTACATAATGACAGATGGTGGGGCTTTACCAATCCAATTTAGTAATACAGTACGGGAATTAAAAAATAAATGTATAATAAATAATACGATTACAATAGGTCATTCATTTGGTGGAGATTACGAATGCATTAATATCTATACTGGTTTGATAACTTCAAAATCAGTTTTAAAAAGTGATGTAGCTATTGTAACGATGGGGCCAGGTATTGTAGGTACTGGTACTAAATATGGTTTTAGTGGCACTGAACAAGCTTATATAATAGATGCTGTTAATAAATTCAAAGGGGTTAGTTTTGCAGTACCTAGAATAAGTTTTAGTGATAGTAGAAAAAGACATAAAGGGGTTAGTCATCATACACTTACTGTATTGAGTGAATTGATGTATTCAAAAACTAATATTGTTCTTCCTAGATTAGAGAAAGAAAAGCTAGAGTATATAATAAATCAAATAAGAAGCTATAATATAGATAAAAAACATAATATTTTTTTAGAAGATGGTCAGGAGATAAAAAAAGCTTTTGAGTTTTATAATATTGATGTTACTACAATGGGAAGACACTTTTCTGAAGACAAAGAATATTTTTATACATTAGGTGCAGTTGCCAAAAAAATTGTTAAGTATCTTAATAATAACTTTACAAATATATAA
- a CDS encoding NUDIX hydrolase: MTFEENTMKTERIYEGKILNLRIDTVELPDKKYSKREIIEHPGAVAIIAITEDNEIVLVKQFRKAVEKTLLELPAGKLEIGEEPEECAKRELLEETGFTAKEIKYLCEFYTSPGFCNEKMYLFLAKGLIKGKSNPDNDEYIEVYTKKIDELYNMVVNGEILDSKTIIGIYTAKVLMKNKNF, from the coding sequence ATGACTTTTGAAGAAAATACAATGAAAACAGAAAGAATATATGAAGGTAAAATATTAAATCTAAGGATAGATACGGTCGAATTACCAGATAAAAAATATTCAAAACGTGAGATAATAGAACATCCAGGAGCTGTTGCAATTATAGCAATCACAGAAGATAATGAAATAGTATTAGTAAAACAATTTAGGAAGGCAGTAGAAAAAACTCTTTTAGAATTACCAGCAGGTAAATTAGAGATTGGAGAAGAACCTGAAGAATGTGCAAAGAGAGAACTTTTAGAGGAAACAGGTTTTACGGCTAAAGAAATAAAATATTTATGTGAATTTTATACTTCACCAGGTTTCTGTAATGAAAAAATGTATTTGTTTTTAGCAAAAGGATTAATTAAAGGCAAATCTAATCCTGATAATGATGAATATATAGAAGTATATACAAAAAAAATAGATGAATTGTATAATATGGTAGTCAACGGCGAAATATTGGATAGTAAAACTATAATAGGGATCTATACAGCAAAAGTATTGATGAAAAATAAAAACTTCTAA
- the spoIIM gene encoding stage II sporulation protein M has product MSINLKKTFNNHFHKYLFLYFLVIVFFMIGISTGAITIRVVDDNTRTQIINYLNSFFSIINKDINLQTLNLFKYSIINNIQTIIAIWILGITVIGIPVVLIIISLRGFIIGFTVAFFIKEFKIKGFILSLLCILPQNIFLVSGFIIISVISILFSISILKNKINLIKQPSFLNRLINYTITIFIVSIIIVIGCLVESFTTPLLIKIINNYLTVLMK; this is encoded by the coding sequence TTGAGTATTAATCTCAAAAAAACATTTAATAACCATTTTCACAAATATCTTTTTTTATATTTTTTAGTTATTGTTTTTTTCATGATAGGCATTTCAACAGGAGCAATTACAATACGGGTTGTTGATGATAATACTAGAACTCAGATAATAAATTATTTAAATTCTTTTTTTAGTATTATTAATAAAGATATAAATTTACAAACTTTGAATCTTTTTAAATATTCAATAATAAATAATATACAAACGATTATCGCAATTTGGATATTAGGAATAACAGTAATTGGTATACCGGTAGTATTAATAATAATATCTTTAAGAGGTTTTATAATTGGTTTTACAGTAGCTTTTTTTATTAAGGAGTTCAAAATTAAAGGGTTTATTTTATCTCTACTTTGCATATTACCACAAAATATTTTTTTAGTTTCTGGTTTTATCATAATTTCAGTAATTTCTATTTTATTTTCTATTTCAATTTTAAAAAATAAAATCAATTTAATTAAACAACCTAGTTTTCTAAACAGGCTTATTAATTATACTATTACTATATTTATTGTATCAATTATTATTGTTATAGGTTGTTTAGTAGAATCTTTTACAACGCCACTTCTTATTAAAATAATAAATAATTACTTGACAGTACTTATGAAGTAA
- the xerD gene encoding site-specific tyrosine recombinase XerD — MDSLLNKFLEYLLYEREASNNTIESYSRDLRQFKKYIIENEINDFKLVNKTTIITYLVYLQKIGRAPSTVSRNLASVRSFYQYLLNEGIVKKDPTVNLQSPKNEKKLPQILTPKEVELLLEQPDLNTSKGVRDRAMLELLYAAGIRVSELVALDIDDINLQLGFLICSKSTSNERNIPIGRFAINILHEYLLNHRRNFVKDNNVKALFLNYHGKRLTRQGFWKIIKSYTKKINLNKAITPHTLRHSFAVHLIENGADLKSVQEMLGHSDISTTQVYAKITKPTLRDVYNKTHPRA; from the coding sequence ATGGATTCACTTCTAAATAAATTTTTAGAGTATTTGCTATATGAAAGAGAAGCTTCTAATAATACAATTGAATCATATAGTAGAGATTTACGCCAATTCAAAAAATATATTATAGAAAATGAAATAAATGATTTTAAGTTAGTTAATAAAACTACTATTATAACTTATTTAGTTTATTTACAAAAAATTGGACGTGCCCCTTCCACTGTTTCAAGAAATTTAGCTTCAGTTAGGAGTTTTTATCAATATCTTTTAAATGAGGGAATAGTAAAAAAGGATCCTACTGTAAATTTACAGTCTCCTAAAAATGAAAAGAAATTGCCTCAAATTTTAACTCCTAAAGAAGTAGAATTATTATTGGAGCAGCCAGATTTGAACACATCAAAAGGTGTTAGAGATAGAGCAATGCTTGAGTTACTTTATGCAGCTGGTATAAGAGTATCTGAGTTAGTAGCTTTAGATATAGACGATATTAATCTGCAACTGGGCTTTTTAATATGTTCAAAAAGTACTTCAAATGAACGAAATATACCAATAGGAAGATTCGCAATAAATATTTTACATGAATATTTATTAAATCATAGAAGAAATTTTGTTAAAGATAACAATGTAAAAGCATTATTTTTAAACTATCATGGTAAAAGACTGACTAGACAAGGGTTCTGGAAGATTATAAAGTCATATACAAAAAAGATTAATTTAAATAAAGCTATAACACCGCATACTTTAAGGCATTCATTTGCAGTACATCTAATTGAGAATGGTGCTGATTTAAAATCTGTTCAAGAAATGTTGGGACATTCAGATATATCTACTACTCAAGTATATGCTAAAATTACAAAACCTACTTTAAGGGATGTTTACAATAAAACTCATCCAAGAGCTTAG
- a CDS encoding phosphopentomutase, whose amino-acid sequence MINRVTLIVLDSVGIGALPDAKIYGDEGSHTVDNISKYLGGLKLPNLEKLGLGLIDGVNEIRKTDKPIGSFGRSLEKSAGKDTTTGHWEITGIILENPFPTYPNGFPSEIISEFENAIGRKILGNKPASGTVIIEELGKEHMETGCPIVYTSADSVFQIAAHEEIISVDELYNMCEKARKILTGKHSVGRVIARPFLGRPGEFYRTPNRKDFALKPIQRTILDEIKNKGYDVMAVGKIEDIFAGVGITESVHTKNNMDGVDKTIEFMKTDKNGLIFTNLVDFDMKYGHRNNVEGYAQALKEFDERIPEIIESLRDDEILIITADHGCDPTTSSTDHSREYIPILVYGNKVKNGVNLGTRETFADIGATILDILGIEKAINGKSFANLIMKR is encoded by the coding sequence ATGATTAATAGAGTTACATTAATTGTATTAGATAGTGTAGGTATAGGCGCACTTCCAGACGCAAAAATTTATGGTGATGAAGGAAGTCATACTGTCGATAATATTTCAAAATATTTAGGAGGATTGAAATTACCTAATTTAGAAAAACTAGGATTAGGTTTAATAGATGGAGTTAATGAAATAAGAAAAACAGATAAACCTATTGGTTCGTTTGGTAGATCATTAGAGAAATCAGCAGGAAAAGATACTACAACAGGACATTGGGAAATTACAGGGATTATACTTGAAAATCCATTTCCTACTTATCCTAATGGATTTCCTTCTGAAATAATATCTGAGTTTGAAAACGCTATTGGAAGGAAAATATTGGGCAACAAACCAGCATCGGGTACAGTCATAATTGAAGAACTTGGAAAAGAACATATGGAAACAGGTTGTCCAATAGTATATACTTCTGCTGATAGTGTATTTCAAATTGCTGCACATGAAGAGATAATTTCAGTTGATGAACTATATAATATGTGCGAGAAAGCTAGAAAAATACTAACAGGAAAGCATAGTGTAGGTAGAGTAATAGCACGTCCATTTTTAGGTAGACCAGGTGAATTTTATAGAACTCCAAACAGAAAAGACTTTGCATTAAAACCTATTCAAAGAACGATATTAGATGAAATTAAAAATAAAGGCTATGATGTTATGGCTGTAGGTAAAATTGAAGATATATTTGCAGGTGTAGGAATAACAGAGAGTGTTCATACAAAAAATAATATGGATGGCGTAGACAAAACTATTGAATTTATGAAAACAGATAAAAATGGATTGATATTTACTAATTTAGTTGATTTTGATATGAAGTATGGTCATAGAAATAATGTAGAAGGGTATGCACAAGCTTTAAAAGAATTTGATGAAAGGATACCTGAAATAATTGAAAGCTTAAGAGATGATGAAATTTTAATAATAACAGCCGATCATGGTTGTGACCCAACAACATCAAGTACAGATCATTCTAGAGAGTATATTCCTATTTTAGTATATGGTAATAAAGTGAAAAATGGTGTTAATTTAGGAACAAGAGAGACTTTTGCAGATATAGGAGCAACAATTTTAGATATTTTAGGAATAGAAAAAGCCATAAATGGCAAGAGTTTTGCAAATCTAATTATGAAACGATAG
- a CDS encoding purine-nucleoside phosphorylase, translating to MDLLNKIKESTDFIKERINIKPQIGLILGSGLGSLAEEIENPTFFEYKEIPHFPTSTVKGHKGRLVIGELEGKKVIAMQGRFHYYEGYSLQEVTFPVRVMKALGVEKIIVTNAAGGVNKEFTPGDLMVIEDHINFAFDNPLIGKNYEELGPRFPDMSHAYSEKLIDLTFRVGENLGIKMKRGTYVFMSGPTYETPAEIKMVSFLGGDAVGMSTVPEVLIAVHSGIEVLGISCITNMAAGILDQPLDHSEVIETTIRVKNKFIQLVKNVLREI from the coding sequence ATGGATTTACTAAATAAAATTAAAGAAAGTACTGATTTTATTAAAGAAAGAATAAATATTAAACCTCAAATCGGATTAATACTTGGTTCTGGATTAGGTTCTTTAGCAGAAGAGATAGAAAATCCGACATTTTTCGAATATAAAGAGATTCCTCATTTTCCTACATCTACTGTTAAAGGACATAAAGGGCGTCTTGTCATTGGGGAGTTAGAAGGTAAAAAAGTTATAGCTATGCAAGGAAGATTTCATTACTATGAAGGATATTCGCTACAAGAAGTAACTTTTCCAGTTAGAGTTATGAAAGCTTTAGGAGTAGAAAAAATAATTGTAACAAATGCAGCTGGAGGTGTAAATAAAGAGTTTACACCTGGTGATCTTATGGTTATTGAAGATCATATTAATTTTGCTTTTGATAATCCATTGATAGGAAAAAATTACGAAGAATTAGGACCAAGATTTCCAGATATGTCACATGCTTACTCAGAGAAATTAATAGATCTTACATTTAGAGTTGGTGAAAATCTAGGTATAAAAATGAAAAGAGGAACATATGTTTTCATGAGTGGACCTACTTATGAAACGCCTGCTGAAATAAAAATGGTATCTTTTCTTGGCGGAGATGCTGTTGGAATGTCAACTGTACCAGAAGTATTAATTGCAGTGCATTCAGGTATTGAAGTGCTAGGTATTTCCTGTATAACAAATATGGCAGCAGGGATATTAGATCAACCATTAGATCATAGTGAAGTTATAGAAACAACTATTAGAGTGAAGAACAAGTTTATACAATTAGTAAAGAATGTTCTTAGAGAAATTTAA
- a CDS encoding purine-nucleoside phosphorylase, protein MNNLIKKIKETSNYIKERVDYSPEIGLILGSGLGTLADEIEDSIILKYEEIPNFPVSTVKGHEGKLVFGTLEGKKVVAMKGRFHYYEGYSMQEITFPVRIMKELGVKMLLVTNACGGMNKEELYPGALMLIEDHINFMGDNPLIGPNYEELGPRFPDMSHAYDKELIETAKKVGNKLGIKTEQGVYVAISGPNYMSRAELGMLRKLGADALGMSTVPEVIVANHAGLRVLGISCVTDMAVAHEIESISHEQVIKVANETRPKFIRLVKGIVKEVIL, encoded by the coding sequence ATGAATAATCTAATAAAAAAAATTAAAGAAACAAGTAACTACATAAAAGAAAGGGTTGATTACAGTCCTGAAATAGGATTGATATTAGGTTCTGGTTTAGGAACATTGGCAGATGAAATAGAAGATAGTATAATTCTAAAATATGAAGAAATACCAAACTTTCCTGTTTCAACAGTTAAAGGACACGAAGGAAAACTTGTATTTGGTACTTTAGAAGGTAAGAAAGTTGTTGCCATGAAGGGAAGATTTCACTACTATGAAGGTTATTCGATGCAAGAAATTACGTTCCCAGTTAGGATTATGAAAGAATTAGGTGTAAAGATGTTGTTAGTAACTAATGCTTGTGGTGGAATGAATAAAGAAGAACTTTATCCAGGAGCTTTAATGTTAATAGAAGATCATATTAATTTTATGGGTGACAATCCTTTGATTGGACCAAATTATGAAGAATTAGGACCAAGATTTCCAGATATGTCACATGCGTATGATAAAGAATTAATTGAAACAGCAAAGAAAGTAGGAAATAAACTTGGAATTAAAACAGAACAAGGCGTTTATGTTGCTATTAGTGGACCAAATTATATGTCTAGAGCTGAATTAGGTATGTTAAGGAAACTAGGAGCCGATGCGTTAGGAATGTCTACAGTACCAGAGGTAATAGTAGCTAATCATGCAGGATTAAGAGTTTTGGGTATTTCTTGTGTAACTGATATGGCAGTTGCACATGAAATTGAATCAATAAGTCATGAACAAGTGATAAAAGTAGCAAATGAAACTAGGCCAAAATTTATAAGGCTTGTTAAAGGTATAGTTAAAGAGGTGATATTATAA
- a CDS encoding pyrimidine-nucleoside phosphorylase, with amino-acid sequence MRMYDIIKKKRDGFELTKEEIEFFVEGYTKGDIPDYQISALLMAIFFNKMTKRETVDLTKAMLDSGDKIDLSNIEGIKVDKHSTGGVGDKTTLVLGPMVAACGLPVAKMSGRGLGHTGGTLDKLESIKGFRIELSKDEFARNVNNINIAVCGQTGDIAPADKKLYALRDVTATVDNISLIASSIMSKKLAVGSDGIVLDVKVGSGAFMKDFDNAYKLAEEMVDIGNSMGRKTVAVISNMDEPLGYAVGNALEVKEAIETLKNNGPKDLVELCLTLGSHMLVIGNKAKDLKEAREKLIDVLESGKAYEKFIEFVEAQDGDVNYVKDTSLLPKAEYILQVKSDTEGYIQSINAEEVGKCALFLGAGRETKESEIDLSAGIVLVKKVDDKVSKDEILAYVHCNDSIKGEEIVKRLKNIIKIGERNNDNKKLIFTVIEKSN; translated from the coding sequence ATGAGAATGTATGATATAATAAAAAAGAAAAGAGATGGGTTTGAATTAACTAAAGAAGAGATTGAATTTTTTGTAGAAGGATATACCAAAGGGGATATTCCTGATTATCAGATTTCAGCGCTTTTAATGGCTATCTTTTTTAATAAAATGACAAAAAGAGAAACTGTTGATTTAACTAAAGCGATGTTAGATTCAGGAGATAAAATTGATTTATCAAATATAGAAGGCATTAAAGTAGACAAACATAGTACTGGAGGAGTAGGTGATAAAACAACATTAGTTTTAGGTCCTATGGTTGCAGCTTGTGGACTTCCAGTAGCTAAAATGTCAGGAAGAGGATTAGGACATACAGGAGGAACTTTAGATAAATTAGAGTCTATTAAAGGTTTTAGAATAGAACTTAGCAAAGATGAATTTGCAAGAAATGTAAATAATATAAATATTGCAGTTTGTGGTCAGACAGGAGATATTGCACCAGCTGATAAAAAACTTTATGCTTTAAGAGATGTTACGGCAACAGTAGACAATATTTCATTGATTGCAAGTAGTATTATGAGTAAGAAATTAGCAGTAGGTTCTGATGGAATCGTATTAGATGTAAAAGTTGGTAGTGGAGCCTTTATGAAGGATTTTGATAATGCATATAAACTAGCAGAGGAAATGGTAGATATAGGTAATAGCATGGGAAGAAAAACAGTTGCTGTAATTTCTAACATGGATGAACCTTTAGGTTATGCAGTAGGTAATGCATTAGAAGTTAAAGAAGCTATTGAAACACTGAAAAATAATGGTCCAAAAGATTTAGTAGAGCTTTGCTTAACATTAGGTTCTCACATGTTAGTTATTGGTAATAAAGCAAAAGATTTAAAAGAAGCAAGAGAAAAACTAATAGACGTATTAGAAAGTGGTAAAGCTTATGAAAAATTTATAGAATTTGTAGAAGCGCAAGATGGAGATGTTAATTACGTAAAAGATACATCTTTATTACCTAAAGCTGAATATATTTTACAGGTAAAAAGTGATACAGAAGGCTATATACAATCAATAAATGCAGAAGAAGTTGGTAAATGTGCATTGTTTTTAGGCGCTGGACGTGAAACTAAGGAAAGTGAAATAGATTTATCAGCAGGTATAGTTTTAGTTAAGAAAGTAGATGATAAGGTTTCTAAAGATGAAATTTTAGCATACGTTCATTGTAATGATAGTATAAAAGGAGAAGAAATAGTAAAAAGATTAAAAAATATAATTAAAATTGGTGAAAGAAATAATGATAATAAAAAATTAATATTTACAGTTATAGAGAAAAGTAACTAG
- a CDS encoding D-alanyl-D-alanine carboxypeptidase family protein: MYIKKIFSVIITLVLILNTLVVFADSNFDIQAKSAILIDASTGKVIYEKNPHEKLAPASITKIMVLLLAMEALESNKIKLDDKVVISDNASNMGGSQIYLEEGEEQTVEDLIKAISLRSANDAAVALGEYIAGSEEVFIQMMNKKAKELGMENTNFKNITGLDEEGHYTTAYDVSLMSKELLKHKKIHQWLTVWMSSVKVGKEKDVVQNLVNTNRLIHDYKGANGIKTGFTRKAGYCLSASATRGNLTLISVVMGCKNSSIRFKESKKLLDYGFANYQSIPLAKKNLVIKKIPVQKGKIESAEIIIEEDLNYLVKKGRSIEIKKEIILPSYISAPISRYSKIGEIIYRIGEKEIGRVNLVVKEDINKASIRDSIRKIFKVMLGAI, from the coding sequence ATGTATATAAAAAAAATATTTTCAGTGATAATTACGCTTGTATTAATTTTAAACACTTTAGTGGTTTTTGCAGATTCTAATTTTGATATTCAAGCAAAATCTGCAATTTTAATAGATGCATCTACCGGTAAAGTTATTTATGAGAAAAATCCTCATGAAAAATTAGCTCCAGCAAGTATAACTAAAATTATGGTTCTTTTGCTTGCAATGGAAGCTTTAGAATCAAACAAAATAAAATTAGATGATAAAGTAGTAATAAGTGATAATGCATCGAATATGGGTGGGAGTCAAATTTATTTAGAAGAAGGAGAAGAACAGACAGTTGAAGACCTAATAAAAGCAATTAGTTTACGTTCTGCTAATGATGCAGCTGTTGCATTAGGAGAATATATAGCAGGAAGTGAAGAAGTTTTTATACAAATGATGAATAAGAAAGCAAAAGAGTTAGGAATGGAAAATACAAACTTTAAGAACATTACTGGTTTAGATGAAGAAGGACATTATACTACTGCCTATGATGTTAGTTTAATGTCTAAAGAATTATTAAAACATAAGAAAATACATCAATGGTTAACTGTGTGGATGAGTTCAGTAAAAGTAGGTAAAGAAAAGGATGTTGTACAAAATTTAGTTAATACTAATAGATTAATACATGATTATAAAGGAGCTAATGGTATAAAAACTGGGTTTACTAGAAAAGCAGGATATTGTTTATCAGCTTCAGCTACAAGAGGAAACTTAACCTTGATTAGTGTAGTAATGGGTTGTAAGAATTCAAGTATTAGATTCAAAGAATCTAAGAAGTTATTAGATTATGGATTTGCAAATTATCAATCTATTCCTTTAGCTAAAAAGAATTTAGTAATAAAAAAAATACCTGTTCAAAAAGGTAAAATTGAAAGTGCAGAAATTATAATAGAAGAAGATTTAAATTATCTGGTTAAAAAGGGAAGATCAATAGAAATAAAAAAAGAAATTATTTTACCAAGTTATATTAGTGCTCCAATCTCAAGGTATAGTAAAATTGGAGAAATAATTTATAGAATAGGAGAAAAAGAGATAGGTAGAGTTAATTTAGTTGTTAAAGAAGATATAAACAAAGCTTCTATTAGAGATTCTATAAGAAAAATATTTAAAGTGATGTTAGGTGCAATATAG
- a CDS encoding CCA tRNA nucleotidyltransferase: MKLKIYRENLNQYTINNEVRNILFIVSEISKEYNKEVYLVGGQVRDIILGYKSKDLDFVVIDDAIDFLEKLHTRIGGELRYYKNFLSGSIELKRGINIDLTTARKEVYEKPGSLPTVFKGNLLEDIKRRDFTINCLLVDVRKLPNLEILDFVGGIKDLKNKKIRILHNRSFIDDPTRMIRAIRFACKLGFKIEKDTRISLLNSVEKGYIRFVNEDRIFREILKILSINQKYIGIHMLYAYNLFKNTFLSNIDENTMKYFSIIENDLSLFKKIYSITSESMDLINLLILFHNIDLSYLLELFQKLNIKKKIRKAIVNVKNNYSYINNLINRSRISVVTIYKIIDLVNIEGLIYFAIINFSNNIFIEKIKEYSVIYNKLKFFVSGKDIKKYNLKPGPLYKQIKDQLIFEIITKKAYKKKEQLEILNKIIKESESRDVNDDN, translated from the coding sequence ATGAAATTAAAAATTTATAGAGAAAATTTAAATCAATATACAATAAATAACGAAGTCAGAAATATATTATTTATTGTGAGTGAAATATCAAAAGAATATAATAAAGAAGTTTATTTAGTAGGTGGACAAGTTCGCGATATTATACTTGGATATAAAAGTAAAGATTTAGACTTTGTTGTGATAGACGATGCGATAGATTTTTTAGAAAAATTACATACCAGAATAGGTGGAGAATTAAGATATTATAAAAACTTTCTATCAGGTTCTATAGAATTAAAAAGAGGTATAAATATAGATTTAACAACAGCAAGAAAAGAAGTCTATGAAAAACCTGGGAGTTTACCTACAGTTTTTAAGGGGAATTTATTAGAAGATATAAAAAGAAGAGACTTTACAATTAATTGCTTATTAGTAGATGTAAGAAAGTTGCCTAATTTAGAAATATTAGATTTTGTTGGTGGAATAAAAGATTTGAAAAACAAAAAAATTAGAATATTACACAATAGAAGCTTTATAGATGATCCTACTAGAATGATTAGAGCTATAAGATTTGCTTGTAAATTAGGATTTAAAATTGAAAAAGATACTAGGATATCATTGTTAAATTCAGTAGAGAAAGGTTACATTAGATTTGTTAATGAAGATAGAATTTTTCGAGAAATATTAAAAATATTATCAATAAACCAAAAATATATAGGAATTCATATGTTATATGCATATAATTTATTTAAAAATACATTTTTAAGTAATATTGATGAAAATACAATGAAATACTTTAGTATAATTGAAAATGATTTGTCTTTGTTTAAAAAAATTTATAGTATTACAAGTGAAAGTATGGATCTGATTAATTTATTAATTTTATTTCATAATATAGATTTAAGTTATTTATTAGAATTATTTCAAAAATTAAATATAAAGAAGAAAATTAGGAAAGCAATAGTAAATGTTAAGAATAATTACAGTTATATTAATAATCTTATAAATAGAAGTAGAATTTCAGTTGTAACGATTTATAAAATTATTGATTTAGTAAATATCGAGGGATTAATATACTTTGCCATAATAAATTTTAGTAATAATATTTTTATTGAAAAAATAAAAGAGTATAGTGTAATTTATAATAAATTAAAATTTTTTGTATCAGGTAAAGATATTAAAAAGTATAACTTAAAACCAGGTCCATTATATAAACAAATTAAAGATCAATTGATATTTGAAATAATTACAAAAAAGGCATATAAAAAGAAAGAACAATTAGAAATATTAAATAAAATTATTAAAGAAAGTGAAAGTAGGGATGTGAATGACGATAATTAA
- a CDS encoding site-2 protease family protein has protein sequence MTIINNLWVAFINKIYILPALLISITLHELAHGYAAYLLGDNTAKLSKRLTLNPIHHIDFIGFILLITVGFGWAKPVPINPNNFKNRKKGIFIVSIAGPLVNLFFTIILAMLFVRGLILNNIILSYIKILIWYNVVLGIFNLLPIPPLDGSKILYSIIPDKFGSFLIKYENYLYLILIFLLLTDTIDNVLNPLINYWFNLLSIIIS, from the coding sequence ATGACGATAATTAATAATTTATGGGTTGCTTTTATAAATAAAATTTATATATTACCTGCTTTGTTAATCTCTATTACTTTACATGAATTAGCACATGGTTATGCTGCTTATTTATTAGGAGATAATACAGCAAAGTTGAGTAAAAGACTTACTTTAAATCCTATACATCATATAGATTTTATTGGCTTTATATTGCTTATAACAGTAGGATTTGGATGGGCAAAACCTGTCCCTATTAATCCCAACAATTTTAAGAATAGGAAAAAAGGCATTTTTATTGTTTCTATCGCAGGACCTTTAGTTAATTTGTTTTTTACTATTATTTTAGCTATGTTGTTTGTCAGAGGACTGATATTAAACAATATAATTCTTAGTTATATAAAGATATTAATATGGTATAATGTTGTGCTAGGTATATTTAATCTATTGCCAATACCACCTTTAGATGGATCAAAAATATTGTATAGTATCATTCCTGATAAATTTGGTTCTTTTCTAATAAAATATGAGAATTATTTATACTTAATATTGATATTTTTATTATTAACAGATACAATTGATAATGTGTTAAATCCATTAATAAACTATTGGTTTAATTTATTAAGTATTATTATCTCGTAA